A region from the Brassica napus cultivar Da-Ae chromosome C8, Da-Ae, whole genome shotgun sequence genome encodes:
- the LOC111212801 gene encoding protein PLANT CADMIUM RESISTANCE 2-like, with amino-acid sequence MEVKGKPQAEGEWSTGFCDSCSDCSNCCMTCWCPCVTVGRIAEIVDKGSTSCCAAGALYMLLTWFTGCGFIYSCHYRTKMRKQYNLKGSECGDCFKHFCCERCALTQAYRELTNRGFDVPLGWQGNAERQNVGVAMGAPVVQGGMMR; translated from the exons ATGGAAGTTAAAGGCAAACCTCAAGCTGAGGGTGAATGGTCCACCGGTTTCTGTGATTCCTGCTCGGATTGCTCCAACT GTTGTATGACATGTTGGTGTCCTTGCGTTACCGTTGGCCGAATCGCAGAGATTGTAGACAAAGGTTCCACTT CATGCTGTGCGGCTGGTGCGTTGTACATGTTACTAACGTGGTTCACGGGCTGTGGATTCATCTACTCGTGCCATTACCGAACTAAAATGAGAAAACAATACAACCTTAAGGGTAGCGAATGTGGAGATTGTTTCAAACATTTCTGCTGTGAGCGTTGTGCCTTAACTCAAGCCTATCGCGAGCTCACCAACCGTGGTTTCGATGTACCCCTtg GATGGCAAGGAAACGCTGAACGTCAAAATGTCGGCGTTGCAATGGGTGCCCCGGTTGTGCAGGGCGGCATGATGAGATGA
- the LOC125591298 gene encoding protein PLANT CADMIUM RESISTANCE 2-like, with protein MEAQHLHAKPQAEGEWSTGFCDCFSDCKNCCITCWCPCITFGQVAEIVDQGSTTCGTAGALYTLISCFTGCGCIYSCFYRGKMRAQYNIGGNDCGDCLKHFFCELCALTQQYRELKNRGFNMDLGWSGNVQRQQNQGVAMGAPVFQGGMTR; from the exons ATGGAAGCTCAACACCTTCATGCTAAGCCTCAAGCTGAAGGAGAATGGTCCACAGGATTCTGTGATTGCTTCTCCGACTGCAAAAATT GTTGTATCACATGTTGGTGTCCATGTATTACATTTGGCCAAGTCGCTGAGATTGTAGATCAAGGATCAACCA CGTGCGGTACAGCTGGAGCACTATACACGTTGATAAGTTGTTTCACGGGTTGTGGATGTATATACTCGTGTTTCTATCGTGGAAAGATGAGAGCTCAATACAATATTGGAGGCAATGATTGTGGAGACTGCCTTAAACATTTCTTCTGCGAGCTCTGTGCTCTCACCCAACAATACCGTGAACTCAAGAACCGCGGTTTCAATATGGATCTTG GATGGAGTGGGAACGTACAGAGGCAGCAGAACCAAGGCGTGGCGATGGGTGCTCCAGTCTTCCAAGGCGGCATGACCCGCTAA
- the LOC125591295 gene encoding protein PLANT CADMIUM RESISTANCE 2-like, translating to MGRVMEVKGKPQADGEWSTGFCGCCSDCSSCCLTCWCPCITVGRIAEIVDQGSSSCCATGAVYMLSMYTVFGSACISCKYRTKMRKQYNLKGSECGDYLKHFFCELCALTQTYRELTKRGFDVPLGWDGNVARHNAGVAMGAPVVEGGMRR from the exons ATGGGTAGAGTGATGGAAGTAAAAGGCAAACCTCAAGCTGACGGTGAATGGTCCACCGGTTTCTGCGGTTGCTGCTCGGATTGCTCCAGCT GTTGTTTGACATGTTGGTGTCCTTGCATTACCGTTGGCCGAATCGCAGAGATAGTAGACCAGGGTTCCTCTT CATGCTGTGCGACTGGTGCGGTGTACATGCTATCGATGTATACAGTCTTTGGAAGTGCCTGCATCTCGTGCAAATACCGAACTAAAATGAGAAAACAATACAATCTCAAGGGTAGCGAATGTGGAGATTATCTCAAACATTTCTTCTGTGAACTTTGTGCCTTAACTCAAACCTATCGCGAGCTCACCAAGCGCGGTTTTGATGTACCCCTcg GGTGGGACGGAAACGTTGCACGTCACAATGCCGGCGTTGCAATGGGTGCCCCGGTTGTGGAGGGCGGCATGAGGAGATGA
- the LOC106412152 gene encoding protein PLANT CADMIUM RESISTANCE 2 isoform X2 produces MEAEHLHGKPQAEGEWSTGFCDCFSDCKNCCITCWCPCITFGQVAEIVDQGSTTCGTAGALYALINAVTGCACIYSCFYRGKMRAQYNIEGSDCGDCLKHFFCELCALTQQYRELKNRGFNMDLGWAGNVQRQQNQGAAMGAPVFQGGMNR; encoded by the exons ATGGAAGCTGAACACCTTCATGGCAAACCTCAAGCTGAAGGAGAATGGTCTACCGGTTTCTGTGATTGCTTCTCCGACTGCAAAAACT GTTGTATCACATGCTGGTGTCCATGTATTACATTTGGCCAAGTCGCTGAGATTGTAGATCAAGGATCAACCA CGTGTGGCACGGCTGGAGCACTATACGCGTTAATAAACGCAGTAACGGGTTGCGCATGTATATACTCGTGTTTCTATCGTGGAAAGATGAGAGCTCAATACAATATCGAAGGCAGTGATTGTGGAGACTGCCTAAAACATTTCTTCTGCGAGCTCTGTGCTCTGACCCAACAATACCGTGAACTCAAGAACCGCGGTTTCAATATGGATCTTG GATGGGCGGGGAACGTACAGAGGCAGCAGAACCAAGGCGCCGCGATGGGTGCTCCTGTCTTTCAAGGTGGCATGAACCGTTAA
- the LOC106412152 gene encoding protein PLANT CADMIUM RESISTANCE 2 isoform X1 → MEAQHLHGKPQAEGEWSTGFCDCFSDCKNCCITCWCPCITFGQVAEIVDQGSTTCGTAGALYALINAVTGCACIYSCFYRGKMRAQYNIEGSDCGDCLKHFFCELCALTQQYRELKNRGFNMDLGWAGNVQRQQNQGAAMGAPVFQGGMNR, encoded by the exons ATGGAAGCTCAACACCTTCATGGCAAGCCTCAAGCCGAAGGAGAATGGTCCACAGGATTCTGTGATTGCTTCTCCGACTGCAAAAACT GTTGTATCACATGCTGGTGTCCATGTATTACATTTGGCCAAGTCGCTGAGATTGTAGATCAAGGATCAACCA CGTGTGGCACGGCTGGAGCACTATACGCGTTAATAAACGCAGTAACGGGTTGCGCATGTATATACTCGTGTTTCTATCGTGGAAAGATGAGAGCTCAATACAATATCGAAGGCAGTGATTGTGGAGACTGCCTAAAACATTTCTTCTGCGAGCTCTGTGCTCTGACCCAACAATACCGTGAACTCAAGAACCGCGGTTTCAATATGGATCTTG GATGGGCGGGGAACGTACAGAGGCAGCAGAACCAAGGCGCCGCGATGGGTGCTCCTGTCTTTCAAGGTGGCATGAACCGTTAA